The stretch of DNA taaaacaaattataaaTGAATTGTGTTACAGGGTGAGTTACAGTGACAGTGATTCAAAATGATTCAATAAACGCTtgtatattgttgttttcatgttggaAGCAACATGGTATTAAAAGCTGCGGATGTTTGCTTTTTATATACAAATAGACAGCAGTTTATCACAAACATCCCAGTCTGTTTGATGTGGTATGAAATATTGTGAGTGTCATGTGCTGTCTGACAGTTTATCAGCATACGTAAATTAAAGCAAGGTAAGAAAGAAGGCAGAATGaggtgatttgttgttttaggttTGTGGTCCTCTTGTGTCATCTTTAAGTTTCATAGAACTGTATGGAAAGATGTCCATTGTCCAAAAAACAGAGTGAAAAGAAGCAGTGCTGCAGCTGACCAGTAcaaacaagaacacaaacagagTCAAAGAGGAAAACGCTGTGCCGTCACAAATCCACACTTCTAAGCACTGATTCTGATGAGCAGCTAATTACGAAACATGCTGATGAATCTTTGACAGTCATTTGACTCAAACTAGGTCTACACAGCCAGTCGCTTCTATGTCGCACCAATAGATTGAACAGCTGGTACAACAACATTCCTTAGCACAAGTCGCATAACATCAGTCTCGTACATAATCAACTGGAGTGTTTTtgagattatttgtttttgcttccgAGCTGCATCAGATCATGTGTCTAATATCGTATCATTTTCTTTCTGCTTTCAGTCGGCTATTTTCAACTTCCAGTCGCTGCTAACAGTGATTCTCCTCCTGATCTGCACCTGTGCCTACATCAGAGCGATGGCTCCCAGCTTGTTAGACAAGAACAAGACTGGGTATGTAATACCACTTCATTAGAGCCACATCATTTTCATGATGGATAATCTGGAttaatgttgattggtgtttctcATACCTCAGaatgatgttctcagatgtctttttttgtgttttaatgctatCTTTATCAAATAGATCAATGGAACCatgaaatattgacatttaagaagctttaaaaactctaaaataaattgattatcaaaGGAGTTGACAATGAAttaagtaatcaattaataatccaACAATTATGCACCCTTGATATCTTAAAATACCAATTTCTGTCTCCTGAGTGAGTGATCATGTCATACCAAGCCGCAAAAccaaatatatacatgttttaatttcaaTTATCATACAAATGTGTCAAACATAAAGAATAATAGTATATTTTGGCCTGCAGTTTGAGATAATTCCTTTTCAATTTCACAGACCgttaattcaaacaaaaaagtggATCCATCCCAGCCCTTTTTTTGGAACTCACTTTCTTGACATGGTTATTTTTCAGGCAATCAGAGACACTTCTTGATGTAGACGGATTAAGTAGCAACTGGATGGTTATTTTTCTTGGATGTACCAACTATGAATCACTTTCTACAAATAAATCTTGCACGTCCCCccgaaaaacacacacacacacacacaactgggGCAAGGAGAGGGACTTTTTTTAAGCAAATGAGAGCGGCAGCTGGGATGAAGTAATGTTTTCCTCTCAATTGATTTGTCATCTAAAGTGCAAGCAAACATTTATCTTAATTGATTTGCTGCCTCACATTATAGAAATATGTTTTCGTGTAGCAGAAACGGGTCTAATACCACACCACCCCCCCACCCTGGAATAATATCTCaaggtacattttaaaaatgtgtgttttaattagaAAAAGTAAGATTGTGGAGCCTGTAAAGTAAGACTTAATCCACATCAATTAAAGAACATTTTAAGACAGGATGTGGACACCATCTGGTTAGTATTAGGTTGGAGAAAGTTGGCTTCTTAACATCTACAAATACACACGGGCACATCAGGAAAGTCTGAATGCCATATTGTCCCTTCACTGTGTGATTTAATCAtctttagattattattattattattattataataacagtttgcctgtgctgtgaaaaatcctgtttgaaatattttattattctctCCTTTAGGTTGCTAGGAATTTTCTGGAAGTGTGCCAGAATAGGTacgtttgggttttttttttcccgctcATTACCTTTGAATAATTACTCAACAGTTTTGCTTTGAACTTATAAGTATAATTTCTTCTCTCCAGGTGAGCGGAAGAGCCCCTGGGTGGCCTGCTGCTGTGTCATCATGGCTTTCAGTATACTGTTCCTGCAGTAGCAGCTCAAAGAAAACCACCAACCAAGTGGGAGacaatggggggggggaaagaacaGATGACAATGTATGAACAATACGATCCTGGAAGCACAGCAGGACCTTCTTGGGTTATCGTGTAGAtcgtgtaaaaaaagaaaaaaacagactcGTCAGCACTCGCCATAGACATGGAGGGAGAACACGCATCTTTGCAGGTGGAGGGGGTGAGGCTATATCTTCACACACTTCCACATCTCTCCTTGTGTTTGCTTATGTGGACCATTTAACTCCAGATGTTATGCACGATCATATGATCCGTCATTTTGTCCAGACATTTCAAACACTGTCACCTTTGCAAACGTTTTGTTGTTTATAATAAAAATTTCTCCCTTCATTCATCACTGTTAAGCAGTTCACATGgagacgtttgtttgtttgttggggATCACAGTCCAACGCAAACAAAATGGTATGATAGGTTCTCAGGTGTCATATCTGTAACGGAGAGCTACCAATGTTTTTCAATCAGTTTGTCACTATTTATTAAAGATTCATTTATTAAAGAAATCTGGTTTGAGGAGgctgatatttttgtttttgattagtGACATCTGATTGTGATAATTCCTCACTCAAGTCTGACGAATGACAAACATGCAAAAgctaaacaacaataataactttGTAACATTGCCAACCGCAGCTCTGTATCACGTGAAGTGTGGCTGTCAGGATTCAGCTCGAAGAGAGAGTGAAGGGAGAGTGAAGAGTTTGTGATAACCTCACGTCCAACCTTGCAGTCAACACTCATCTTCATAGGGCTCATTTGATTGTACCGCACACATCACGACATGGCCAGATAATTGACAAGTATTTACTTCCAGATATTTGAGACTAAACTGGACGTGTTTTGGAAATGTATGACCCTGCGTTATTGCTGATTTAGATGACCGATACTTTATTTTACCTTGTGGACAACTTTGGCCTCAACACCTAAAGTGTGTAGTTGGTCAGTTTAGATGCTCCCATGGAACTGAaaaaatttgaattgtgatttaGTTTAACAGTGaaggttcccacaggtccttgaaatttGTTATAGTTTGATATTTAGGCAAAAGTctgccttgtttgttacgactccacctactgtttcacgcCCTGCGTTGCTTGTTGTAAGTAGACTAGTCCTATGCAGACCAAGCGTCAAGTCATAATTGTGTTGTggcgtgagattccatgcagaacaatgagcgagtaaagttaaacaAGAGAGGAACtgacgacgtgatgcctgggaaatgacaATTCCAAgttctctgtctcaccaaaaaCAAATTGCAAAGACTACCTTTGACCAAGGTTCCAAGGACAATCACTGGTCCAGACTCAGAGCGTgcagcaaatcaataaaagtggtgTCCCATCAAGTTTGTCCtccccatcttaagctgtgtcggGACATCccgtccttgaatttgagggaattcgGACccggaaagtccttgaatttgatgtcaacgcaggtgtgggaaccctgaaaaACTAATAGATGTTTCATTGTCATTGTGGCAAATCTGTGAGTTACGTCTGATAAAgacccacccacacacattcCTTCCCTTGTGTGTGGCAAATAAAGAAGGACACTTGTTGACACGCACACGTTTGATACTCCGATCGCTGACAAGTGTCCAAATCCCAACACTCCCACACACAGCCCCATGTTAGGGAATGTGGATCCATCCCATACTTGTGCGCATCCGTTTTGGCACTCCCCATCTGAGATAAAGTATCAAGTGAAGCCTGCCGGTAAACTTGCTGTTATCGGGCAGTGACGCAGATACAGATAGAGACACACGAGGAGCAGGAAGCTCTCAGTCCTCCGCGTCTATCTCGAGGACCAGAGATAAAGGGTCGGCTGCAGGGACTCCACTGCGCCGGCGAGGCAAGCCAATGTCTTTAGGTGTTGATGAAAGGAGAATGCTGGAGTAGAAGACCTGGAGTCACTTAGCTTGAGCAGATGAAAGCAGCTTCTATCAGTGGTCCAAGTACACGCAGAGACAGGGATTGTCCTGATTATTCACACAAAAAGTAACAGAATCCCGAGCTAAACTTAGGGGTCATTTAGGGACGAAACTCCGcgaagtatttatttttattttgggtCAAAGTAATTATGCTTAACCTCCCTTAAATGGTGGGCACAATCGTTAAACAATAGCAGAGAAGATCTGGCAGCAGCTCAGTGCCTGCATGCCTGAAACAACATTTGGACTGTTCCCGCTGTTTCTAAAGTGGCTTAATACATGTCCTGATTTCTGTGTTTGAGTTGGCTAATCAACATTTACTCAAGCTGATGCCATATGGCAATCGACAAAGAAAACTCcttttttctctcgctctctctctcagtgtatCTGAAGTCCTTTGTTCATGTGTAGGCCTGTTGATCATTACTTCCATTCTAGGTTTTTGCTTCTCCTGTAACTCCGGGAAAAGGctgcaacacttttttttttttaactcggTATAAATCGATTTTCTTTGTCCTCATGAAGCAGTGTAGTATGACGATGCTACTGTACCGTCCTTGAAGGAGGTTAAAAAACGACTCGAACAATTGGAGTGAACTGATTGTTGCCAAGAACTGATGTCCCTTAGCATTTTGGTTTATTGGAACActgaatttccccagtgtgggatcaataaagtctaatctaatctaacctaatctatttttttaattaaaaagattaaaaaaagaagaagaaaaaaatacaggCCCTGAAGGTTTTGAAACATCACTTTCAAAAACCAGGAAGTTTGATGTTTGCTGTGTATTATAAATATCAAGCAGTCTTCTGTTCTTTCTGCTCGAGGGTTCAACATGTTGCGTGTTTAAGGATTCTGCAGagccttttttattattatttcaaacctCGAACATCTACTGAGCATTTTCACCCATTGAACATTGAACTGCCGCTCACTGGATATTGTCTCTTATTTGGACCGTTCTCTGagatgatgtgatgtgtgtttctgtaacaCTGAATACCAACAGCCATGTTCAAATTCACTTAAATCATCTTGAACTTGTCTTGCCCTAAATGCATTGGATTGGATGTGTGTTATGTcattgaacaggtgtacctaataaagtggctggtacGTGTTCAATCGTCTTCATAACTGACACGCACACCCACCATGAGCCTGAAATCCAGCAATACCaatttaaagggctgtttcacccatttttttctccacttagtcaaatgaagaataaaaaacTTCAAAATTATTATGATGCTGTTGTGTGcgtcttttactcataaaacttgacagaaacacagtaaactgtgaagggctttttattttctttgaaggacgTGACGTTGcctttttgtcagttttatttatttttgtctgtgaaATGAGACGTGTAAATGTTAGATCAACTGACTCATGATCAAATAACATTTATCTCtgaaaattagtaaaaaaaaaaatatatattttatgcaCAATACATTCACATGAATAATTATAACGGGGTCTTTTTTTAGGCTGGATGCTGACGAGAGGTTTTATCTCAGACTGCAACATTAATGCACTAATTCAGTTTAATTTGCAGATTATTGGAAATGGAAAACAAGCCAATTCATTTCCCTCAGATTGTGGATCTTAAATCAAAAGAAATTTACACCCAGACAAAACCAAATGCCCAAGATTATTTCAGCATTCCATGTATTAATTAGTCATTTTAAGCAGTGCAACTAAACTTAAAGTAAATCCATAGTCACATTTGCAATAATTCATATCTTAAGACGTATAAATAACCATCCATTTGCTCCTCTCCCCTCCTTTAGTGGTGCAGTCGTGCTTCGTGCAGTCGTTTTCTAACAACTTCAAAGGCAAATCAGGCCAATAAATTGTCAGCCGTCTCCCGCTGTGaaccagaaaaaaaacgtcCAAGCAGAATTTGACCCCTCACATTTTCAGCAGAGCCCGTTTGAAGCGCCGCACTGACTCTGCCCGGTCGAGGGAACGAGGGGAACCAAATCTGCATAAGAGAGAGACATAATGACAGGGAGATGTAGAAGTAGAAAGAGAGGGAAGCGTTCAATAAACCAGAGGAGGGGATTAGTCCTGTGTCTCCCAACGACTCCATATGTTCCTCTTTGGCtcgtgttttcatttaaaacccTGTGGCTTCTTGGTTTACGGATACCTTGGAGGGCGACTGCTCTTTTGTGGCCGCGCGCTGTTTCAGCCACTAACCCAAACTCCTCTGTAGTCACAGAGGATAACAGAGGCCGCAGTATGACAGATCTGCAAAACGTTTGACATCATGTTCAGCCTCTGAAGCCTTTGTTCCGTCTGCACTTCCTCATTAGCATCATACAACGTTTGTTTCCTTCTCTCGGGGGAACAAACAAGAAGGAAAACATTGGCCAAATCAAAGGCACCAATATCCCCcccatgagtgagtgagtgggtgtgtgtgtgtggcacgtCTGCACATTATAACGGACACGGGATAGTTTAAGCCACGTTCTATATCAGCGCTGTCCTTCTAGGTCACGCTAATGCTTCCCACGTGTCATCTTTTACCAGATATTTAATGGTAACAAGAGAAATTTTTAGACTTATTCCTGTTAGACAGCTCCCCATGGTTGCAGAAACTGGGGCGCTGCGTGTCTCCTTTGAAGGTGGCGTTCGCCAGTCTATTATCTGTGCCGCGCTCATTAGCCCGAGGCGGGAGCTGTCTCCGCGTAACAAGGCCATTCCACAGGGCTGGAAGAGCCCCGAGGTCAGTGCCAGTGGAGATTTGTCTGCACATGAAGTTACTGTGGTCtgagttaaaggtccagtgcgtgacatttaggagggtttcgTAGCGTAGAAACCAGAGAGTAGTGGACGTGGTTTTGTGGTTTGAAAAGAAAGTGAAGCCTATAGGAAGTGGGATGGAAGTAGTAGTTAGCAaaccagggggcaactctgtttaaatggaagtcaatgggaaaatgacCATACTTCTtatttaaagggccacttcaccgaaaaaaaatacagttgttttttactaatttccagagataaacgTGTTCCCAGAGGTAGTTGGGATTGTAAACCATTTATAAAATTGACAAAGTCGTCAttaaagtcacttccttcaaagaaaataaaagccctacaatGCTCTTTACTGTGCTTCTGTCAAGTTTGATGAGTGAAAGTTAAACCTGGTCAAAATAAATCCAACCCTATAATAAGAATGTGAATTaagcaaacagcagcagcatcataatgatttgtatttaagtttattcttcatttgaccaagtggggaaaaaaaaggggtgaAACCGCCCTTTAATTCATGATGTAAgcacattttcctgaggagttaatggtcgtAATTGCTAGTTTCTTCAGTGGAACATGAAgaaatatattgcaagacaatcatacagCGATATATCgtgatatctgtctaactgttAACTTCCACGTagttttccctcattcatttaagCAGCGCCACCTTGAGGAGACAAGAAATGGCGACACCTGGCAAGTGAAACTGGCCAGGCAGTAAATATCGATATAAATCTCGATGCTTCACAACAGggggtttgttttgcaaccagaaaaCTTCGTTTTTAAACACAGTCCATGTAAACAAGCCATATTATTATAGagtttgtataaatgtacatAATAAAAGTCTTGCTTAACGGAGGCACAGAGTGAAGCTGAAACTGAATTACGTACTTTTCTGGTGAAGATGTGAAgaccaccgtagttccctgactcACACTTCATCCTTACACACTGACCGGACCTTTAATTACAGTGATGAGTTACAATGAGAAAACGGTGACAGCAAAGGTTTGATTCGACTTATTTTGGCTCTCATCCCTGGGATTTACTGTCCGGTCATCTGTATATCGTCgtatttcttttgttcttttcttctggCAGTGTTACAAGGTGACGACTGATCAAGCTTTTTTATTCGATTGTA from Solea solea chromosome 8, fSolSol10.1, whole genome shotgun sequence encodes:
- the tmem167a gene encoding protein kish-A — encoded protein: MSAIFNFQSLLTVILLLICTCAYIRAMAPSLLDKNKTGLLGIFWKCARIGERKSPWVACCCVIMAFSILFLQ